A region from the Mesorhizobium sp. J8 genome encodes:
- a CDS encoding aminotransferase: MLHNSARPIDMSLHLHSQTDPRRHEQDGPLIISGGDGVYVRDDAGNRYIEGMAGLWTASLGFNDNRLAAAAAAQFAKLANYHTFNHRSNEPCIDLIEQLAAVSPIPDCRIFLANSGSEANDSMIKLAWYYQAARGKPGKRRIISRSGAFHGSTVMGAVLSGLPHMHRSFGMSTDDILYAGKPHFYREGQESESEEAFTDRLIGELEAMILAAGPDTIAAMIAEPVMGAGGVIVPPQGYFPRLRKLLDKHDILLLADEVVCGFGRTGNWFGSQTFDFKPDMFSVAKGLSSGYLPIAAVVVSDATYQSIADEAHRNGVFGHGFTYSGHPVASAVAAEALRIYHEIDVVARARILGARMLAALRDALADHPMVGEVRGVGLLAGVELVADRRTKQGFPAEARVGAQVERACRQRGIILRNMGDVLALCPPYIIEPDQIDELVRALFLAIEDTRESLSL, encoded by the coding sequence ATGCTGCACAATTCGGCTCGGCCGATCGACATGAGCCTGCATCTGCATTCGCAGACGGACCCGCGGCGGCACGAGCAGGATGGGCCGCTGATCATCTCCGGCGGCGACGGCGTCTATGTCCGCGACGATGCCGGCAACCGCTATATCGAAGGCATGGCTGGCCTATGGACGGCATCGCTCGGCTTCAACGACAATAGGCTGGCCGCCGCGGCGGCCGCGCAATTCGCCAAGCTCGCCAACTATCACACCTTCAACCATCGTTCGAACGAGCCCTGCATCGACCTGATCGAGCAGCTCGCGGCGGTCTCGCCCATTCCGGATTGCAGGATATTCCTGGCCAATTCGGGCTCGGAAGCCAACGATTCCATGATCAAGCTCGCCTGGTACTATCAGGCGGCGCGCGGCAAGCCCGGGAAGCGGCGCATCATCAGCCGCAGCGGAGCCTTCCATGGCAGCACGGTGATGGGCGCGGTGCTGAGCGGCCTGCCGCATATGCACCGCTCATTCGGCATGAGCACCGACGACATCCTCTATGCCGGCAAGCCGCATTTCTACCGGGAAGGACAGGAGAGCGAGAGCGAGGAGGCGTTCACGGACCGCCTGATCGGCGAACTGGAGGCGATGATCCTGGCGGCCGGGCCAGATACGATCGCCGCCATGATCGCCGAGCCGGTGATGGGAGCGGGCGGTGTCATCGTGCCGCCGCAAGGTTACTTCCCCAGGCTGCGCAAGCTGCTCGACAAGCACGACATCCTGCTTCTGGCCGACGAAGTGGTCTGCGGCTTCGGAAGGACCGGCAACTGGTTCGGCAGCCAGACCTTCGATTTCAAGCCAGACATGTTCTCGGTCGCCAAGGGATTGTCCTCGGGCTACCTGCCGATCGCCGCCGTGGTCGTGTCGGACGCGACCTATCAGTCGATTGCGGACGAAGCGCACCGCAACGGCGTCTTCGGACATGGCTTCACCTATTCGGGCCATCCTGTCGCCTCGGCCGTCGCCGCCGAAGCCTTGCGCATCTATCACGAGATCGATGTCGTCGCCCGCGCTCGGATACTGGGCGCGCGGATGTTGGCAGCGCTGCGCGACGCGCTCGCCGATCATCCGATGGTCGGCGAGGTCCGTGGCGTCGGCCTGCTGGCCGGCGTCGAGCTGGTCGCCGACCGGCGCACGAAACAGGGCTTTCCGGCCGAGGCCAGGGTGGGCGCTCAAGTCGAACGCGCCTGCCGGCAACGCGGCATCATCCTGCGCAACATGGGCGACGTGCTGGCGCTCTGCCCGCCTTACATCATCGAGCCGGACCAGATCGACGAACTCGTCCGCGCGCTTTTCCTCGCCATCGAAGACACAAGGGAGAGCCTCTCGCTCTGA
- a CDS encoding transketolase, translated as MASSGAGRWPSNSGDDEISDEQAARLRERARFVRLETIRLISIAKVGHYSSVFSCAEIFSTLYYDTMRLRRGEPGWPDRDRFLMGKGHAAVGQFPILADLDFFDRSWLDDYTRLGSPLGDHPDMRKVPGVDFSSGSIGHALSNGVGMALGGRFHGKGFNVFVLLGDGEMQEGQVWEAAISAATHRLSKLVAIVDRNGYQLDGKVDDVAAVEPLDEKWRAFGWEVHEVDGHDVVALANLLRKVKADTSREKPCCIIARTVKGKGIDYMETEPGWHLGYLAPEDEARARAMILEGAE; from the coding sequence ATGGCGTCCTCAGGCGCGGGCCGATGGCCGAGCAACAGCGGCGATGACGAGATCTCGGACGAGCAGGCTGCCCGACTGCGCGAGCGCGCCCGCTTCGTGCGGCTGGAGACGATCCGGCTGATTTCGATCGCCAAGGTCGGCCACTATTCGTCAGTTTTCTCCTGCGCCGAGATCTTCTCGACGCTCTACTACGACACGATGCGGCTGCGCCGCGGCGAGCCGGGCTGGCCGGATCGGGACCGCTTCCTGATGGGCAAGGGCCATGCGGCGGTCGGCCAGTTTCCGATCCTGGCCGACCTCGATTTCTTCGACCGTTCCTGGCTCGACGATTACACCCGCCTCGGCAGCCCGCTCGGCGATCACCCCGATATGCGCAAGGTGCCCGGCGTCGATTTCAGCTCCGGCTCGATCGGCCATGCCCTGTCCAACGGCGTCGGCATGGCGCTCGGCGGTCGCTTCCACGGAAAGGGCTTCAACGTCTTTGTCCTGCTCGGCGACGGCGAGATGCAGGAGGGCCAGGTGTGGGAGGCCGCGATCAGCGCCGCCACCCATCGCTTGAGCAAGCTCGTCGCGATCGTCGACCGCAACGGATACCAGCTCGACGGCAAGGTCGACGATGTCGCCGCGGTCGAGCCGCTGGACGAGAAGTGGCGCGCCTTCGGCTGGGAAGTGCATGAGGTCGACGGCCACGACGTCGTCGCGCTCGCCAACCTGCTGCGCAAGGTCAAGGCCGACACCAGCCGAGAAAAGCCCTGCTGCATCATCGCCAGGACGGTCAAAGGCAAAGGCATCGACTACATGGAAACCGAACCCGGCTGGCATCTCGGCTATCTCGCGCCGGAAGACGAAGCGCGCGCCCGCGCCATGATCCTGGAAGGTGCGGAATGA
- a CDS encoding transketolase family protein, with amino-acid sequence MSAALHPDSWQYRELNKRAPSLATLADTLIELAEAGHPVVAGTADLQHSNGLVGFARRFPERFTQFGISEQNMVSAAAGMATTGVMPYVATFASFLALLCCEQIRMDVAYCAQPVRLIGHHTGISLGFYGTSHHATEDIAIMRSIADLTVVSTADGPQFAAALRASVNHPQPIYFRISRGHDPVVYPDDAPFEFGKAVVHGIGNDLTIIACGMAVHSSKQAMEALNDKGHSVGLIDMHTIKPLDRAAVMQAARKSRIILTVEEHNILGGLGGAVAEVLAEEGGGARLVRHGIKDEYSLIAPPTHLYRHYKLDAAGVESVAQSLLA; translated from the coding sequence ATGAGCGCGGCCCTGCATCCCGACAGCTGGCAGTACCGCGAGCTCAACAAGCGCGCGCCCTCGCTGGCAACCCTCGCCGACACTTTGATCGAGCTCGCCGAAGCCGGCCATCCGGTCGTCGCTGGCACCGCCGACCTGCAGCACTCCAACGGGCTCGTCGGCTTCGCGCGGCGCTTTCCCGAACGCTTCACGCAATTCGGCATCTCCGAGCAGAACATGGTCTCGGCCGCAGCCGGCATGGCGACGACCGGGGTCATGCCTTATGTCGCCACCTTCGCGTCGTTCCTCGCGCTGCTCTGTTGCGAGCAGATCCGCATGGACGTCGCCTATTGCGCACAGCCGGTCCGTCTGATCGGTCACCACACCGGCATTTCGCTCGGCTTCTACGGCACCTCGCACCACGCGACGGAAGACATCGCCATCATGCGCTCGATCGCCGACCTCACCGTCGTCTCGACCGCGGATGGCCCGCAGTTCGCCGCGGCGCTGCGCGCTTCCGTCAATCATCCGCAGCCCATCTATTTCCGCATCTCGCGCGGCCACGATCCCGTCGTTTACCCCGACGACGCGCCGTTCGAATTCGGCAAGGCGGTGGTCCATGGCATCGGCAACGACCTCACCATCATCGCCTGCGGCATGGCGGTGCACTCTTCCAAACAGGCGATGGAGGCCTTGAACGACAAGGGCCACTCCGTCGGCCTCATCGACATGCATACGATCAAGCCGCTCGACCGCGCGGCGGTGATGCAGGCCGCACGCAAGTCGCGCATCATCCTCACCGTCGAGGAGCACAATATCCTCGGCGGCCTGGGTGGCGCCGTAGCCGAAGTCCTGGCAGAGGAAGGTGGCGGCGCACGGCTAGTCCGGCATGGCATCAAGGACGAGTACAGCCTCATCGCGCCGCCGACCCATCTCTACCGTCACTACAAGCTCGATGCTGCGGGTGTCGAAAGCGTCGCGCAATCCCTGCTAGCTTAG
- a CDS encoding GntR family transcriptional regulator, with the protein MNIQPLEQGNLSARAYVALREGLIAGQFRPGQRLVMQDLADQLGTSVTPAREACLRLVSERGLELRSGRFVTVPALTLARYMEVRTIRLALEGLAAGLAAQNATKDDIDTLTAIQKVFEKADRAGDPELSFRYNRDFHFTVYRLSGMEMLVAHIESLWVSMGPMLTVFFKEGEHKYVGAAEHMTVIEGLREKNSEKARAAMERDLILGGEDFLRFLQEHEGFVAP; encoded by the coding sequence ATGAACATTCAGCCGCTTGAGCAAGGCAATCTGTCCGCGCGCGCTTATGTCGCCCTTCGGGAAGGGTTGATCGCGGGGCAGTTCCGGCCGGGCCAGCGCCTTGTGATGCAGGATCTTGCCGACCAGCTCGGCACCAGCGTCACCCCTGCCCGCGAAGCTTGCCTGCGGCTGGTCAGCGAGCGCGGCCTGGAGCTGCGCTCGGGTCGCTTCGTCACCGTGCCGGCGCTGACTCTGGCGCGCTACATGGAGGTGCGCACCATAAGGCTCGCGCTGGAAGGCCTCGCCGCCGGGCTCGCGGCGCAGAACGCGACGAAGGATGACATCGATACGCTGACCGCCATCCAGAAAGTGTTCGAGAAAGCGGACCGAGCCGGCGATCCGGAACTCTCATTCCGCTACAACCGCGACTTCCATTTCACCGTCTACCGGCTTTCCGGCATGGAAATGCTTGTCGCCCATATCGAGAGCCTGTGGGTTTCGATGGGGCCGATGCTGACCGTCTTCTTCAAGGAAGGCGAGCATAAATATGTCGGCGCCGCCGAGCACATGACGGTGATCGAGGGCTTGCGCGAGAAGAATTCGGAAAAGGCCCGCGCCGCGATGGAGCGGGACCTCATCCTGGGCGGCGAGGATTTCCTGCGCTTCCTGCAGGAACACGAAGGCTTCGTGGCGCCCTGA
- a CDS encoding aminotransferase class III-fold pyridoxal phosphate-dependent enzyme — MDQHSKSIDGALRVRAKRVIPGGMWGHQNAPRLPVGYPQYFSRAQGCRTWDVDGREYIDFLCGWGPMILGHGDADVEAAADRQRALGDAMNGPSERLVELAELMVETVPHADWAMFSKNGTDATTACLTIARAGTGRRKILVARGAYHGAIPWCSPSVAGVTQEDRAHLVYYDYNNVESLDVAAEQCRGDLAAILVSAFKHDLGKPHELPTAAFARKARALADAADAALIVDDVRAGFRLDMGGSWEPVGVRPDMAAWSKAIANGHALAAVTGNDRFREGATRIFTTGSFWTAGVSMAAAIATIRKLSAVDAVAHMRAMGQRFRDGLDAQARKHGVPLRQSGPVQMPVLLFENDVDRRLGDTFCLEALARGVYLHPAHTLFLSAAHREADIDEALSVTNEALAAVARLQA, encoded by the coding sequence ATGGACCAGCATTCGAAGAGCATCGACGGCGCCTTGCGTGTCCGGGCAAAGCGCGTCATTCCGGGCGGCATGTGGGGGCATCAGAATGCACCGCGCCTGCCGGTCGGCTATCCGCAATATTTCTCGCGTGCCCAAGGGTGCCGCACCTGGGACGTGGACGGGCGCGAGTACATTGATTTCCTCTGCGGCTGGGGGCCGATGATCCTGGGCCATGGCGACGCCGACGTCGAGGCGGCGGCCGACAGGCAGCGCGCGCTTGGCGATGCGATGAACGGGCCGAGCGAACGGCTTGTCGAATTGGCGGAACTGATGGTCGAGACCGTCCCGCATGCCGACTGGGCGATGTTCTCGAAGAACGGCACGGACGCCACGACGGCCTGCCTGACGATCGCCCGCGCGGGCACCGGGCGCCGCAAGATCCTGGTCGCGCGCGGCGCCTATCACGGCGCCATTCCGTGGTGCTCGCCATCAGTTGCGGGCGTTACCCAGGAAGACCGCGCGCATCTGGTCTATTACGATTACAACAACGTCGAGAGCCTCGATGTGGCGGCCGAGCAGTGCAGGGGTGATCTCGCTGCGATCCTCGTCTCGGCCTTCAAGCACGACCTTGGCAAGCCGCATGAATTGCCGACCGCAGCGTTCGCGCGAAAGGCGCGGGCGCTCGCCGACGCCGCCGATGCAGCGCTGATCGTCGATGACGTGCGCGCCGGCTTCCGCCTCGATATGGGCGGCAGTTGGGAACCGGTCGGCGTGCGGCCCGACATGGCCGCCTGGAGCAAGGCGATCGCCAACGGCCATGCGCTGGCCGCCGTCACCGGCAACGATCGTTTCCGCGAGGGAGCGACGCGCATCTTCACGACAGGCTCTTTCTGGACCGCCGGCGTGTCGATGGCGGCGGCCATCGCCACGATCCGGAAGCTCAGCGCGGTCGACGCGGTGGCGCATATGCGGGCCATGGGCCAGCGCTTCCGCGACGGCCTCGATGCGCAGGCGCGAAAACACGGCGTGCCCTTGCGGCAAAGCGGGCCGGTGCAGATGCCGGTGCTTTTGTTTGAGAACGATGTGGATCGGAGGCTCGGCGACACGTTCTGCCTGGAAGCGCTCGCCCGCGGTGTCTACCTGCATCCGGCGCACACGCTGTTCCTGTCGGCTGCCCACCGGGAGGCCGATATCGACGAGGCGCTGTCGGTTACGAACGAGGCTTTGGCAGCGGTCGCGCGGCTGCAAGCCTGA
- the otnK gene encoding 3-oxo-tetronate kinase, translated as MQPIIGVVADDLTGGMETAAMLVALGVDCGFVTRAALVRHFADSPAVVVAQKTRVVSAAEAVRKSEEAAQRLLDIGARRLFFKYCATFDSTDDGNIGPVADSLLALTRASHTGFCPSSGDLARSVFQGHLFVGAQLVSESPKRHDPLTPMTDPNLVRVLQRQSKLPVGLLPHNVVRAEPASRQAYLDHLVAQGVRHVIMDAIYAEDLAAVAALTVDWPLMTGNAPVVRHYPALWRKRGWLNDAPPKRPLPAVESPGVVLAGSCAERTLEQLAAFERTRPVHRIDIASVASVDAAVGKALDWAGTHLEGGPIAIATSAGPEQVGAAQARHGREGAASFAEAILGRLSVQLRKRGVRRFLVAGGETSGTVVEQLGIDRLRIGAYQGPGIARATTEEGEIVALSLKSGKLGPVDMFLPTLESMRHPEH; from the coding sequence ATGCAGCCTATCATCGGCGTCGTTGCCGACGACCTCACCGGCGGCATGGAAACGGCAGCGATGCTGGTGGCGCTCGGCGTCGATTGCGGCTTCGTGACCAGGGCCGCCCTGGTCCGGCATTTCGCCGATTCGCCAGCTGTCGTCGTCGCGCAGAAGACCCGCGTCGTTTCCGCCGCCGAGGCCGTGCGGAAATCGGAAGAAGCGGCGCAGCGGCTGCTCGACATCGGCGCGAGGCGGCTGTTCTTCAAATATTGCGCCACCTTCGATTCGACCGACGACGGCAATATCGGTCCGGTGGCCGACAGTCTGCTGGCCCTGACGCGGGCTTCCCATACCGGCTTTTGTCCGAGCTCCGGAGATCTCGCGCGCAGCGTCTTCCAGGGCCATCTCTTCGTCGGCGCGCAGCTCGTTTCGGAATCGCCGAAACGGCACGATCCGCTCACCCCGATGACCGATCCCAACCTGGTGCGCGTGCTGCAGCGGCAGTCGAAGCTCCCTGTCGGCCTGTTGCCGCACAATGTCGTGCGGGCGGAGCCCGCCAGCCGTCAAGCCTATCTCGACCACCTGGTCGCGCAAGGTGTCCGGCACGTCATCATGGACGCTATCTATGCGGAAGATCTTGCCGCGGTCGCCGCGCTGACCGTCGACTGGCCGCTGATGACCGGCAACGCGCCGGTCGTCCGCCACTACCCGGCGCTCTGGCGCAAGCGCGGCTGGCTGAACGACGCGCCGCCGAAGCGCCCTCTGCCGGCGGTCGAAAGCCCCGGTGTCGTGCTGGCAGGCAGTTGCGCCGAACGGACGTTGGAGCAGCTCGCCGCGTTCGAACGGACAAGGCCTGTGCACCGCATCGACATCGCTTCGGTCGCAAGCGTCGATGCGGCGGTCGGGAAGGCGCTCGACTGGGCGGGCACACATCTTGAAGGCGGCCCGATCGCGATCGCCACCTCCGCCGGCCCCGAGCAGGTCGGCGCCGCACAGGCAAGACATGGGCGCGAAGGCGCGGCAAGCTTCGCCGAGGCCATTCTTGGCCGGCTCTCCGTGCAACTGCGCAAGCGCGGCGTCCGGCGCTTCCTCGTCGCCGGCGGCGAGACGTCCGGCACGGTCGTCGAGCAGCTTGGAATAGATCGCCTGAGGATCGGCGCCTACCAGGGTCCAGGCATCGCGCGCGCGACGACGGAAGAAGGCGAGATCGTTGCGCTCAGCCTCAAATCGGGAAAGCTGGGCCCGGTGGACATGTTCCTGCCGACGCTGGAATCCATGCGGCATCCGGAGCACTGA
- a CDS encoding class II aldolase/adducin family protein has protein sequence MIDEGNLPNAIVETVRRLQDKGFNHGNSGNVSRRLSGGMLITPTGANSANLTPDRLVHVDAAGVVTGECIPSSEWHMHAAILNAYPAANAVIHTHADACVALACLRKPLPSFHYMVAAFGGTDVRCARYATFGTVDLGASAVEALKDRTACLLANHGMIAIGKTLEAAFQTTVKLETLARQYLMALQVGEPALLPEAEMERVGKRYGNYGTGLLPG, from the coding sequence ATGATCGACGAAGGCAATCTTCCCAACGCCATTGTCGAAACGGTCCGCCGTCTGCAGGACAAGGGCTTCAATCACGGCAACAGCGGCAATGTGAGCCGCCGCCTATCTGGCGGCATGCTGATCACCCCGACCGGAGCAAACAGCGCCAATCTCACGCCGGACCGGCTCGTCCATGTCGATGCCGCCGGCGTCGTGACGGGTGAATGCATCCCATCCAGCGAATGGCACATGCACGCCGCGATCCTCAATGCCTACCCAGCGGCCAACGCGGTGATCCATACCCATGCCGATGCCTGCGTGGCGCTCGCCTGCCTGCGCAAGCCGCTGCCGTCTTTCCATTACATGGTCGCGGCCTTCGGCGGCACCGATGTGCGCTGCGCCCGCTACGCCACCTTCGGCACGGTCGACCTCGGCGCATCGGCGGTCGAGGCGCTCAAGGATCGCACCGCCTGCCTGCTCGCCAATCACGGCATGATCGCCATCGGCAAGACACTGGAAGCCGCCTTCCAGACCACGGTGAAACTGGAGACGCTGGCGCGTCAGTATCTGATGGCGTTGCAGGTCGGCGAGCCAGCCCTGCTTCCCGAAGCGGAAATGGAGCGGGTCGGAAAACGATACGGCAACTACGGAACGGGTTTGTTGCCGGGCTAG
- a CDS encoding GntR family transcriptional regulator, which translates to MQNLPEIQATSLSSQIYLRLRQELMSARLHPGDRLKIRDLAQQLGTSETPVREAIFQLVKDGALEMKPGYYIRVRRISLKEYLELRDIRLVLEPYAAAKAMPHIDEPFLKTLEDIHHKLIEAERTKDYAAALQYNYDFHFAVHRKSEMPHLIEMIERLWIQAGPLLSLLYPHGHPTYEGQHQHVNVIAALRAKDEAALRHAFEQDLIEGGRKFVEHLAAIESKEDAEDEPPRRSRR; encoded by the coding sequence ATGCAGAACCTGCCTGAGATCCAGGCGACGAGCCTGTCTTCGCAGATCTACCTGCGTCTTCGCCAGGAGCTGATGTCGGCGCGCCTCCATCCCGGCGACCGGCTGAAGATCCGCGATCTCGCCCAGCAGCTCGGCACCAGCGAAACGCCGGTGCGCGAGGCCATCTTCCAACTCGTCAAGGACGGCGCGCTGGAAATGAAGCCGGGCTACTACATCCGCGTGCGGCGGATCAGCCTCAAGGAATATTTGGAGCTGCGCGACATACGGCTGGTGCTCGAGCCTTATGCCGCGGCAAAGGCAATGCCGCATATCGACGAGCCGTTCCTCAAGACCCTCGAGGATATCCACCACAAGCTGATCGAGGCCGAGCGCACCAAAGATTACGCGGCCGCACTGCAGTACAATTACGACTTCCACTTCGCGGTCCATCGCAAATCGGAAATGCCGCATCTGATCGAGATGATCGAGAGATTGTGGATCCAGGCCGGCCCGCTGCTCAGCCTGCTCTACCCGCATGGCCACCCGACCTATGAAGGCCAGCACCAGCACGTCAACGTGATCGCCGCCCTGCGCGCCAAGGACGAGGCGGCGCTGCGGCACGCCTTCGAGCAGGACCTGATCGAAGGCGGCCGCAAATTCGTCGAGCACCTCGCCGCCATCGAGAGCAAGGAAGACGCCGAAGACGAGCCGCCACGGCGGTCGCGGCGCTAG